A segment of the Sanyastnella coralliicola genome:
TTGCGGAATGCGGATCGCGGTTTGGAATTGTTACCTTTTGGCGGGCCTTAGTCTAGAGACTTTAGTCTATAACTAAAAATACTAACGCCTATCGCCTAAAGCCTAACGCCTTCTTCCCAAAGAGACAGTAAACCACGTTCTACAAACCACGAACCACAAACCAAAAAACATGAACCTCGGAGCCTTCTCAGTAAGCCTTGCAGTGAAAGACCTTCAAGCATCAAAAGCATTTTATGAAAAACTCGGATTCAGCGCCATGGGCGGTGTTGAGGAACAGAATTGGCTGATCATGAAAAACGGATCCACCGTTATCGGATTATTTCAAGGGATGTTTGAACAGAATATTCTCACCTTCAACCCTGGATGGGATCAGAACGCTCAGAATGTTGATGAGTTCACAGACATC
Coding sequences within it:
- a CDS encoding VOC family protein — its product is MNLGAFSVSLAVKDLQASKAFYEKLGFSAMGGVEEQNWLIMKNGSTVIGLFQGMFEQNILTFNPGWDQNAQNVDEFTDIRDLQTKLEGEGVSFTTKIDAGPEGPASFILLDPDGNPVLVDQHR